ATCGCCCACGGTACCCGACCCAAACTCTACGGCGACGGTGAACAGACCCGCGACTTCACGCACGTCTCGGATATCGTCCGGGGCATCGAACAGACAGCCGAACACGAACTGACCGGTATCTACAACCTCGGTACGGGGGAACGCTACAGTTTCAACACCGTCGTCGAGATGATCAACGACGAGCTCGGGACTGACGTCGCGCCGGCGTACGTCGAGAACCCGATTCCGGAAGACGTCTACGTCCACGATACCTGTGCCGACGCGACGAAGATACAGGAGGCGACGGGCTGGACCCCACAGATAGACTTCCAGACGGGTATCGAGCGGGTCTGCCGACAGTACACGGAGCAGCAATCGACGTCACCGCCGAACTGACGTCACCGCTCACACGTCCGAAGCGTTTCACAGCGGTCCGGTGTACACACTTACCCGGGACCGTGGGATGCCTATAAGCCGACTACCGGGGTGGTGCGTGAGCGCCCGATACAACGGAGCGCACCTGTGACAACGTCCGTGGCGGGAGCGAGTCCGGTCGCACCCACCGGCACTGGTCGATGCCCTCCGTCGCGTTCGGAGCCGGCCGTTCGACGACCGCGCAGTCGTACACGGTGTACACCGACAGCAGGTCTGGCGTGGAAGCGTGTGCGTACGCGTACCAGTCGATAGCGGTCCCGACAACCGCGCCACACTGTAACTCCTCGGTGAGCTCTCGGTGCAGTGCCCGCTCTGGTTTCTCGCCGCGATGGACGCCACCACCGGGAAGTGTCCAGAACGCCCGTCCATCACAGTGGTGTTCACGAAGGAGCAACACCTTCTCCGAACTCGACACGAGCGCCTTCACACCCGTTCGTACTCTCGCCGCGCCCCGACCGTCGCTGGGTATGTCTCGGTCGTTCTCACCGGTCCCTCCCATCTGTACGGCAGACGCCGAAACGGCGCCCGTGATTCGTGAATTAGCGGTCATCGTAACTGTGTGCTACCTGTGTACTCCTCACCGCTCGATTGGTTCGCACCGCGGGCAGCCGTCCTGTCGGTGAGGGTGTGAAATTGGGGTCTATCTGACTACCCGGCCCGTTTCGCTCGTTTGATCGTTCC
This sequence is a window from Haloarcula salinisoli. Protein-coding genes within it:
- a CDS encoding NUDIX hydrolase, producing MTANSRITGAVSASAVQMGGTGENDRDIPSDGRGAARVRTGVKALVSSSEKVLLLREHHCDGRAFWTLPGGGVHRGEKPERALHRELTEELQCGAVVGTAIDWYAYAHASTPDLLSVYTVYDCAVVERPAPNATEGIDQCRWVRPDSLPPRTLSQVRSVVSGAHAPPR